Proteins co-encoded in one Chondrinema litorale genomic window:
- a CDS encoding ParA family protein, translated as MAKIISFATQKGGSGKSTLVVLTASALAYRKNLKIKILDTDPQQTVYRLYQRENPTKIDVEFFDWEHSKADARFKELLAKDDANYDIIFCDIPGKLGGVSVFYPILFSDVVAVPLVASLFDMDSTIVFLKSLPEVMEKRKNAGLDFTILGIPNQKARTLEERSITGIKGKYDLDLMETGLSNLVRYKRNISLLEPLLEDSDTEDEFNLYIKEFIKKCEL; from the coding sequence GTGGCAAAGATTATAAGTTTTGCCACCCAAAAGGGTGGTAGTGGAAAATCGACCTTAGTAGTACTTACAGCAAGTGCACTGGCGTACAGAAAAAATTTGAAAATTAAGATTTTAGATACTGACCCGCAGCAGACAGTCTATCGACTTTACCAAAGAGAGAATCCAACTAAGATAGATGTGGAGTTTTTCGATTGGGAACACTCCAAGGCTGATGCCAGATTTAAAGAGTTACTTGCAAAAGATGATGCAAATTATGATATTATCTTTTGTGATATACCCGGTAAGTTAGGTGGCGTATCGGTATTTTACCCGATATTGTTTTCTGATGTAGTGGCTGTTCCGTTGGTGGCATCTCTATTTGATATGGATAGTACCATTGTATTTTTAAAGTCGCTGCCGGAGGTGATGGAAAAAAGGAAGAACGCAGGTTTAGATTTTACTATTCTTGGTATACCAAACCAGAAGGCAAGAACACTGGAAGAGCGTAGTATCACTGGCATTAAAGGCAAGTACGATCTCGATCTAATGGAAACTGGTTTATCTAACTTGGTAAGATATAAGCGTAATATATCACTTTTAGAACCTCTGCTAGAAGATAGCGATACTGAGGATGAATTTAATCTGTATATAAAGGAATTTATTAAAAAATGTGAGTTATGA
- a CDS encoding ParA family protein produces the protein MKIVVANQKGGAGKTTHCILFSNYLSLEKGKSILVIDMDFQSTIKSTWDEDRDLFDNDSLYEVVDVDLANSTDVMNKLKDVDIPVVIDLPGKIDDDNLVPVIEQADLIITPFSYDKKTFRATHVFAQVVKHLNPKVPVVFLPNRLKAGVNYITKEQSNRELSAFGKIAPEISDRVAFQRVDTFSIPTDVKPQALKAYDFIYNNYMQVKYEEES, from the coding sequence ATGAAAATTGTTGTGGCAAATCAAAAAGGGGGAGCAGGGAAGACAACCCACTGTATTCTCTTCTCTAATTATCTGAGTCTTGAAAAAGGGAAAAGCATTCTAGTGATTGATATGGATTTTCAAAGTACGATTAAAAGTACTTGGGATGAAGACCGTGATCTTTTTGATAATGATAGTTTGTACGAAGTGGTGGATGTAGACTTGGCAAATTCAACAGATGTGATGAACAAATTAAAAGACGTAGATATACCAGTAGTGATAGACTTACCAGGAAAGATAGATGATGATAATCTGGTTCCAGTGATCGAACAGGCAGATTTGATAATTACACCTTTTTCTTATGATAAGAAAACTTTTAGAGCAACACATGTTTTTGCACAGGTAGTAAAGCATTTGAATCCTAAAGTGCCAGTGGTTTTTCTTCCTAATAGATTAAAAGCCGGGGTAAACTATATTACCAAAGAGCAAAGCAATAGAGAGTTGAGTGCTTTTGGAAAAATTGCTCCAGAAATTTCTGATAGGGTAGCTTTTCAACGAGTAGATACTTTTAGCATTCCAACCGATGTGAAACCCCAAGCTTTAAAGGCTTACGATTTTATTTACAACAACTACATGCAAGTAAAATATGAAGAAGAAAGTTGA
- a CDS encoding replication initiation protein codes for MSEKLELLHPATYTIFKPNALIKSDESQLKGAEWKVYEEILNDNHKVNSDKLVYSIPYSLIFESRENITRNKRALSKSIQSKVVFLDKEFMKTYFNKSYEQGITLFPTVRYKDNHFEVELHPTFKEILTMTGLGFTKGDIHTVRGFNHDISHKFYYAARSRQVFRQIWKISIKDFKKELNIKGYNDMRNFKRRVMEPIYNDMKDTWLEFDPDCYVRGSGSGRKIIGLEFKFLRGPKDEQDVPVGLGYSWERTLQSLGINDIMIKKIRGYVNSNAETQTEDERIIKWSSDYVYYSIEAATQEYKSKVSNKNKSQVQNKAGWFINGLMISGQWIDYVDSKILEG; via the coding sequence ATGTCAGAAAAACTGGAATTACTACACCCAGCAACTTACACTATATTTAAACCCAATGCACTTATTAAAAGTGATGAGTCACAATTAAAAGGAGCAGAGTGGAAGGTGTATGAGGAGATTCTAAATGATAATCACAAAGTAAATTCTGATAAGCTTGTTTATAGTATCCCCTACTCTTTAATTTTTGAAAGTAGAGAGAACATTACTCGTAATAAAAGAGCTTTGTCTAAATCGATCCAGAGTAAGGTGGTTTTTTTAGATAAGGAGTTCATGAAAACTTATTTCAATAAGAGCTATGAACAAGGGATTACGCTTTTTCCTACAGTGAGATATAAAGACAATCATTTCGAAGTAGAGCTTCATCCTACTTTTAAGGAAATACTCACGATGACTGGCCTTGGTTTTACCAAAGGAGACATTCACACGGTAAGAGGTTTTAACCACGATATATCTCACAAGTTTTACTATGCTGCCAGAAGCAGACAAGTGTTTAGGCAGATATGGAAAATCTCCATCAAAGATTTTAAGAAAGAGCTAAACATTAAAGGATACAATGACATGCGAAATTTTAAGAGGCGCGTGATGGAGCCAATCTATAATGACATGAAAGATACTTGGCTCGAATTTGATCCCGATTGTTATGTGAGAGGTAGTGGATCTGGCAGAAAGATAATTGGCCTTGAGTTTAAGTTTTTAAGAGGTCCTAAAGATGAGCAAGATGTTCCAGTGGGTTTAGGCTATAGTTGGGAAAGAACATTGCAGTCGCTCGGAATAAATGACATCATGATTAAGAAAATTAGAGGTTATGTAAACTCTAATGCAGAGACTCAAACAGAAGATGAGAGAATAATAAAGTGGTCGAGCGATTATGTGTATTATTCGATAGAAGCTGCTACTCAAGAGTACAAATCTAAGGTGAGTAACAAGAATAAAAGTCAAGTTCAAAATAAAGCTGGCTGGTTTATTAATGGTTTAATGATCTCAGGCCAATGGATTGATTACGTGGACTCTAAAATATTAGAGGGTTAA
- a CDS encoding plasmid mobilization protein, with protein MMETNRKGIGGRKKVDAAQKLEYPAKTYLTKKEYDAVFSDFEQSGMKKFAAYLRKRLVNPKKKLNVVNPVELLRKLDTIGGEINRVGNNINQIAKHGNSMVKNDQLKPEVVEDFNQVMAEYLKTRNELITTLRSVIRKV; from the coding sequence ATGATGGAAACAAACAGAAAGGGGATAGGAGGTAGAAAAAAAGTAGATGCTGCCCAGAAATTAGAATATCCAGCAAAAACCTATTTAACCAAAAAAGAATACGATGCTGTATTCTCAGACTTTGAACAGTCAGGAATGAAGAAGTTCGCAGCCTATTTAAGAAAGCGGTTGGTAAATCCTAAAAAGAAGCTCAATGTGGTTAACCCAGTGGAGCTATTAAGAAAGCTCGATACAATCGGAGGGGAGATTAATCGTGTTGGCAACAACATTAACCAGATTGCGAAACATGGCAATAGTATGGTTAAAAATGATCAGTTAAAACCAGAAGTAGTAGAAGATTTTAATCAGGTAATGGCAGAATATTTAAAGACCAGAAATGAGCTAATTACTACTTTAAGATCAGTAATCAGAAAAGTATAA
- a CDS encoding AAA family ATPase, producing the protein MKDWGEVSEVYELINKDAFNRILENESEAQTRFDVIDRIVKDVLQWCYGQISVEKHTTGIRDGYIDYLLISGDTKIIIEAKKVGATFPSPTRRRKLKLTGTILGQGAINDALLQAEDYAKNIGAEIVVATNGNCWCFYPLNQNIPRDSIYATLLFPFERIEDAEELFNLFACHNVENDSLNLLDVSAPIVINKLHHILNDSDAKIGRNNIADHIMTAVDTAILSEALLENKEVLHKCYVSTENRTKYDNTLNMHLLSYKPDKIKPAQNIKKNKHKDEFSKHVEISKSGITPPVTLIIGSVGSGKSTYLKHFELIKGRKLLQNQKAHWIYIDLERLGKTGNPREFIYKSILDYLLEEHPNNPTDYKNVVEPAYEDDIRALARGPYGSLYTRNKDAFNDKVTEQISNDYKAVEPYVDKILKYLVKSHLCVIVIDNVDLYEDDELETTVFSEAISIAKKNRCNIFVSIRDTTYIKHRNDSIFNAYELKRFWIEPPSFREVLSKRLNYAQKVIEGESAVVNLYNGAHLKIDDLSVFFAIVQKSLLNEENGRFLEYLSDRNPRKGISYVQNFLSSAHIQADRAIKNYIEGDVNISFPFHEVFKGCMLSQWRYYKEQRSDALNIFDSQLSSQQLQLVRLYILQLMYYFSKTNNSAEVNSEDIIKVVSYFGISEDKILAILNLLLTHQMIVSNNNEVTSPIYSLTITGGYYLNDLCKRMVYIESILLDTNVFNSDLFKKLTSQTIAIDQEYGIVDRLYLRKERIETFMDYLIMVENTSINNVHIEHLKMIEEIKKAVLIECDNAINKAKRYY; encoded by the coding sequence ATGAAAGATTGGGGTGAAGTATCTGAAGTTTATGAACTGATAAATAAAGACGCATTTAATAGGATTCTTGAAAATGAATCAGAAGCTCAAACCAGATTTGATGTTATTGATAGGATTGTAAAAGATGTTCTTCAATGGTGTTATGGACAAATTAGTGTAGAAAAACATACAACAGGAATTCGTGATGGATATATTGATTATTTATTAATATCAGGTGACACTAAAATAATTATTGAAGCTAAAAAAGTTGGTGCAACTTTTCCTTCTCCAACCAGACGCAGAAAGCTAAAATTAACTGGAACTATATTAGGGCAGGGAGCAATTAATGATGCATTGCTTCAAGCAGAAGACTATGCGAAAAATATTGGAGCTGAAATAGTAGTAGCAACAAATGGTAATTGTTGGTGCTTTTATCCTTTAAACCAAAATATTCCAAGAGATTCAATATATGCAACTCTTTTATTTCCTTTTGAACGTATCGAAGATGCTGAAGAGTTATTCAATCTATTTGCATGCCATAATGTTGAAAATGATAGCTTAAATCTTTTAGACGTTTCAGCTCCAATTGTAATTAACAAGTTACATCATATATTAAATGACTCTGATGCAAAAATAGGTAGAAATAATATTGCTGATCATATTATGACAGCAGTAGATACAGCAATCCTTTCTGAAGCTTTATTAGAAAATAAAGAAGTATTACATAAATGTTATGTTTCAACCGAAAATAGGACTAAGTATGATAATACACTTAATATGCATCTTTTATCATACAAACCAGATAAGATAAAACCTGCTCAAAATATTAAAAAGAATAAACATAAAGATGAATTCTCAAAGCATGTAGAGATTTCAAAATCTGGAATTACCCCACCTGTGACATTAATTATTGGATCTGTAGGTTCTGGTAAATCAACATATTTAAAACATTTTGAATTAATAAAAGGGAGAAAATTATTACAAAACCAAAAAGCTCATTGGATTTATATAGATTTAGAACGGTTGGGTAAAACAGGTAATCCAAGAGAATTTATTTATAAATCCATTTTGGATTACTTATTAGAAGAACATCCTAATAACCCAACAGATTATAAGAATGTTGTTGAGCCTGCATATGAAGATGACATTCGTGCGTTAGCACGTGGTCCCTATGGTTCATTATATACAAGGAATAAAGATGCATTTAATGATAAAGTAACTGAACAAATAAGTAATGATTATAAAGCTGTAGAGCCATATGTTGATAAAATTCTAAAGTATTTAGTAAAAAGTCATTTATGTGTAATTGTTATTGATAATGTTGATTTATATGAAGATGATGAACTTGAAACAACAGTTTTTTCAGAGGCTATTTCAATAGCTAAGAAAAATAGATGTAATATATTTGTATCAATAAGAGATACAACATACATAAAACATAGAAATGATTCTATTTTTAATGCTTATGAACTTAAACGGTTTTGGATTGAACCACCTTCTTTTAGAGAAGTACTATCAAAACGATTGAATTATGCGCAAAAAGTTATTGAAGGTGAATCTGCAGTTGTTAATTTATACAACGGTGCTCATTTAAAAATAGATGATTTAAGCGTTTTCTTTGCAATAGTTCAAAAGAGCTTATTGAATGAAGAAAATGGTCGCTTTTTAGAGTATTTGAGCGATAGAAATCCACGAAAAGGCATTTCATACGTACAAAACTTTTTGTCATCAGCACATATTCAGGCAGACAGGGCAATTAAAAATTATATAGAAGGAGATGTTAATATTTCATTTCCTTTTCATGAAGTTTTTAAAGGTTGTATGCTTTCTCAATGGAGATATTATAAAGAACAAAGATCTGATGCATTAAATATTTTTGATTCTCAACTTTCATCCCAACAGCTACAACTTGTAAGGTTATATATCTTGCAGTTAATGTATTATTTTTCAAAAACAAATAATTCTGCTGAAGTCAATTCAGAAGATATAATTAAAGTAGTTAGCTATTTTGGTATATCAGAAGACAAGATATTAGCCATATTAAACTTGCTTCTTACTCATCAAATGATTGTGTCAAATAATAATGAAGTTACAAGTCCTATTTATAGTTTAACAATAACAGGTGGATATTATCTAAATGATCTATGTAAAAGAATGGTATATATAGAATCTATACTTCTTGATACCAATGTTTTTAATAGTGACTTATTTAAAAAATTAACCAGTCAAACTATAGCTATTGATCAGGAATATGGTATAGTTGATAGATTGTATTTGAGAAAAGAGAGAATAGAAACTTTTATGGATTATTTAATAATGGTGGAAAATACTTCTATTAATAATGTTCATATTGAGCATCTTAAAATGATCGAGGAAATAAAAAAAGCAGTATTGATAGAATGTGATAATGCAATTAATAAAGCAAAGAGATATTATTAA
- a CDS encoding OmpA family protein, protein MLHSPLKNITDFKVFLLTTFLCLVVNTISLAQNLISNGKFKQQYESDNGMVAKGWKRVGPELGINHANLIVSPNIVGHMEFNDTTYECGPLWGRVYKGTHTSHYIAQKLAQPLQKGYIYKVKFNILLGKNSSCYIQGIGACFSSEPLEYQNINGRGDRIYYPHPQVMSDTLLKDTENWMEVTGEFIAKGGDQYIYIGGFGDKHQIHVEDSISYKYSGAINRRDYAYSAVKLFYFYAIDNVIVELVRAADDAELLTTINEGESLIFKDILFNNNSTELQAISYNTLNKLVTMLQQEPSIHIGIVGHTDNVGDSTENLVLSQNRALSVVEYLKGKGINEQRLKAKGFGENKPIASNQTEEGKSKNRRVEVMLLKK, encoded by the coding sequence ATGCTTCATTCACCTCTAAAAAATATTACTGATTTCAAAGTCTTTTTATTAACGACTTTCTTGTGTCTTGTGGTTAATACCATTTCCCTTGCCCAAAACTTAATTAGTAATGGCAAATTCAAGCAACAATATGAATCAGATAATGGTATGGTAGCAAAAGGGTGGAAACGTGTAGGGCCAGAATTAGGTATAAACCATGCTAATTTAATAGTTAGCCCTAATATTGTTGGCCACATGGAATTTAATGATACTACCTATGAGTGTGGTCCACTTTGGGGTAGAGTTTATAAAGGTACACATACATCTCATTACATTGCTCAAAAACTAGCTCAACCCCTACAAAAAGGATATATATATAAGGTCAAGTTTAATATTTTGCTAGGTAAAAATTCTAGTTGTTATATTCAGGGAATTGGAGCTTGTTTTTCAAGTGAACCTTTAGAATATCAAAATATTAATGGAAGAGGAGATAGAATTTACTACCCTCACCCCCAAGTGATGAGTGATACGCTATTAAAAGATACTGAAAATTGGATGGAAGTTACAGGAGAGTTTATTGCAAAAGGTGGAGATCAGTATATTTACATAGGAGGTTTTGGTGATAAACACCAAATACATGTAGAAGATAGTATTTCTTATAAATATTCTGGAGCCATAAACAGAAGGGACTATGCTTACAGTGCTGTTAAACTTTTCTATTTTTATGCGATTGACAATGTAATTGTGGAACTTGTAAGGGCAGCAGATGATGCTGAACTGCTCACCACTATTAATGAAGGAGAGAGCCTCATATTTAAAGATATCTTGTTTAACAATAACTCTACTGAACTCCAAGCTATCTCTTACAACACGCTAAATAAGCTTGTTACTATGTTACAACAAGAACCCTCAATACACATAGGAATAGTAGGACATACCGATAATGTTGGGGATAGCACCGAAAACTTAGTACTGTCCCAAAATAGAGCATTATCAGTTGTAGAATACTTAAAAGGCAAAGGAATAAACGAGCAAAGGTTAAAGGCTAAAGGGTTCGGTGAAAATAAACCCATAGCTAGTAACCAAACAGAAGAAGGTAAAAGTAAAAATAGACGTGTAGAAGTTATGTTATTGAAGAAGTAA
- a CDS encoding SMI1/KNR4 family protein → MNYEEIKNRLVKVVDNRNYFFKNTTKQLAEQFLSRRQDFRGMSDSEISNLVSELGKNLPDDFKQYLKEFGKNCGELFCLGQDQTIEKIIEYQEWAVELFEESGIENFLGKDDLVFNFHQGYVFLFFKKEKNDYSIYEYLEGDKEPIKRFDSFNDLLIAELNHIEESNKIGQNGGGCFITVFENGITQREYPTLSSGIIPREVGDQFIMNDEI, encoded by the coding sequence ATGAATTACGAAGAAATTAAAAATAGATTAGTAAAAGTAGTTGACAATAGGAATTATTTTTTTAAAAATACGACAAAGCAGTTAGCAGAACAATTTTTAAGTAGGAGACAAGATTTTAGAGGTATGTCTGATTCTGAAATCAGTAATTTAGTTTCGGAACTAGGTAAAAACTTGCCGGATGACTTTAAACAATATTTAAAAGAGTTCGGCAAAAATTGCGGCGAATTGTTTTGTTTGGGGCAAGATCAAACGATTGAAAAGATCATTGAATATCAAGAATGGGCAGTGGAGTTATTTGAAGAATCAGGAATTGAAAACTTTCTTGGTAAAGATGATTTAGTATTTAATTTTCATCAAGGTTATGTTTTTCTTTTTTTTAAAAAGGAAAAAAATGATTATTCAATTTATGAATATTTGGAAGGAGATAAAGAGCCCATAAAAAGGTTTGATTCTTTTAATGATTTACTAATCGCAGAACTTAATCATATAGAAGAATCGAATAAAATAGGACAGAATGGTGGAGGCTGTTTTATAACAGTTTTTGAAAATGGTATAACTCAAAGAGAGTATCCGACATTAAGTTCAGGAATTATTCCTAGGGAAGTGGGTGATCAATTTATAATGAATGATGAGATATGA
- a CDS encoding tetratricopeptide repeat protein, with amino-acid sequence MYYNLASVLSDQGKYDESEYWMQKGIELDPRYNNDK; translated from the coding sequence ATGTATTACAATTTAGCTAGTGTTTTATCAGATCAAGGAAAGTACGATGAATCAGAATATTGGATGCAAAAAGGAATAGAGCTTGATCCAAGATATAATAATGACAAATAA
- a CDS encoding GNAT family N-acetyltransferase, whose translation MRLATKKDKDVVLDILTNSFEDNVSVNYVIKSQNNKLKYIRNLMEYSFNVCLEFGEVWINDSNSACVLLQYSAKAKTTIKSILWDIDALFNCFGVKNVKKVLNRQSAIKDNYPYQDYIYLWYIGVNPDQQGDGLGTKLLEEVRKKAKQLTLPVLLETSMKDNVPWYEKNNFVVYKELQFDHNLYLLRLEES comes from the coding sequence ATGAGACTAGCTACTAAAAAAGACAAAGATGTTGTTTTGGATATTCTTACAAACTCATTCGAAGACAATGTCAGTGTTAACTATGTTATCAAATCGCAAAATAACAAACTGAAGTACATCAGAAACTTAATGGAATACTCCTTTAACGTATGCCTCGAATTTGGAGAAGTCTGGATAAACGACTCAAATTCTGCATGTGTTTTACTACAGTATTCTGCAAAAGCAAAAACTACGATAAAATCAATCTTATGGGATATAGATGCCTTGTTCAATTGCTTTGGAGTTAAAAATGTGAAAAAGGTTTTAAACCGACAAAGTGCAATTAAAGACAACTACCCTTACCAAGATTATATTTATTTGTGGTATATTGGCGTAAATCCAGACCAACAGGGAGATGGCTTGGGTACAAAACTACTAGAAGAAGTTAGAAAAAAAGCAAAACAACTGACTTTGCCAGTTCTGCTAGAAACCTCTATGAAAGACAATGTTCCTTGGTATGAGAAGAACAACTTTGTTGTCTACAAGGAATTACAATTTGATCATAATCTCTATTTGTTAAGGTTAGAGGAATCATAA
- a CDS encoding CPBP family intramembrane glutamic endopeptidase, translating into MTDSILSSNNVRDLFIAIIFMAIIPCIAEEIFFRGIIQTKLLEILKNYHYAVWLAAFLFSFFHFQFYGFIPRMILGGILGYIFIWSNNICYSCIAHITNNIIAVLFSTFQNSQYAITYFGSLAEIFLLLSSTIISVFIIVRLKKIFYTDKSIPHT; encoded by the coding sequence TTGACAGACTCAATTCTTTCTTCAAATAATGTGAGAGATTTATTTATAGCTATTATTTTTATGGCTATTATTCCATGTATCGCAGAAGAGATATTTTTTCGTGGAATTATTCAAACAAAACTTTTAGAAATTTTAAAGAATTACCACTATGCGGTATGGCTTGCAGCTTTTTTATTTAGTTTTTTTCATTTTCAGTTTTACGGTTTTATTCCAAGAATGATATTAGGAGGAATACTTGGATATATTTTCATTTGGTCAAATAATATTTGTTATTCATGCATTGCTCATATTACTAATAACATCATTGCAGTTTTATTTAGCACTTTTCAAAATTCCCAATATGCTATTACTTACTTTGGAAGTTTGGCAGAAATCTTTTTGCTGCTTTCATCCACTATCATATCTGTTTTTATAATAGTACGATTAAAAAAGATATTTTATACAGATAAATCTATACCCCATACCTAA
- a CDS encoding tetratricopeptide repeat protein: protein MKKSQIIVLIILLPVCISCKQKVVPCLDVKHTEEKRIMLQSLSDSIWHEQENRNYKKAEKMALDAIKQYPCEATFYSSLGITYQLGYKDYNKAENYLRLAIEVNPNHT, encoded by the coding sequence TTGAAAAAATCACAAATAATAGTATTAATTATTTTACTTCCTGTTTGCATTAGCTGTAAACAGAAAGTAGTACCATGTCTAGATGTAAAACATACTGAAGAAAAACGAATAATGCTGCAAAGTCTGTCGGATAGTATATGGCATGAGCAAGAAAATAGAAATTATAAAAAAGCAGAAAAAATGGCTCTGGATGCAATAAAGCAATATCCTTGTGAAGCCACTTTTTATTCTTCTTTAGGAATAACCTATCAATTAGGTTATAAGGACTATAATAAAGCAGAGAATTATTTAAGGTTAGCAATTGAAGTTAACCCAAATCATACTTAA
- a CDS encoding S1 RNA-binding domain-containing protein, producing MDAYQILKEIHRVGHPLTGTVIGYETPKLINGKLIGGKILLDANLELKVVIPFYDFFDDYNEYDKNLLPKIGAHITTVIKNYVDGMLYVSAKKSDVSEEEICSFKAFYEFVDERKIGEKVTGIVKGVTSFGLFVEIENKHVGLIDIGHYSFNYGERLPVDRLAWPKEGDSINCLIAYFRFHNRQIGLGWLPKE from the coding sequence ATGGATGCATATCAAATTTTAAAAGAAATTCACCGAGTAGGCCACCCACTAACAGGCACTGTGATTGGTTATGAAACCCCAAAATTAATCAATGGTAAATTGATAGGAGGAAAGATATTGCTTGATGCCAATTTAGAACTTAAGGTTGTAATTCCATTCTACGACTTTTTTGATGATTACAATGAATATGATAAAAACCTACTTCCGAAGATAGGTGCACATATTACCACAGTGATTAAAAATTATGTTGATGGGATGCTATATGTTAGTGCTAAAAAGAGCGATGTAAGTGAGGAGGAAATTTGCAGTTTTAAAGCATTTTACGAATTTGTTGACGAGCGGAAAATTGGAGAAAAAGTTACTGGAATTGTGAAGGGGGTTACATCATTTGGGCTCTTTGTTGAAATAGAAAATAAGCATGTAGGATTGATTGACATTGGGCACTATTCTTTTAATTATGGAGAAAGACTTCCGGTGGATAGATTAGCATGGCCAAAGGAAGGAGATTCTATAAATTGTTTAATAGCATATTTCCGATTTCATAACAGACAAATTGGATTAGGTTGGTTGCCAAAAGAGTGA
- a CDS encoding relaxase/mobilization nuclease domain-containing protein yields MIIKILKSAANFEGVDYSERKNDKGVSELLTAKNFEGMMLGVNEAKKADYINYMKLVAELNPNVKNKQFHITISTKGHLHSHQELKDIAEKYLQEMGYAKNPYLIYAHSDTENNHVHVVSTRVNKEGKKVNDSFEKIRSQKAIQKILGEDPKHMVTEAIRESMVYNFSTIAQFKLLLELQGYKVSEKDELLSIIKFGNVQLQYPKSNLEAHIHNYVAPKERIKQLHEIFQKYKMGLSQQELVDFMKKKFGIDIVFHSAKGQDKPYGYTIIDHSKKEVIKGSQVMKLSLLLDNANPQEKLKMAKQYMNELDMSNSNFKTVKQELAKLGVKVDTRGLVSIKGLNESFKIHQSQLKVLKYNDRVAAARQYKFNTEEERKALAKAFYINEKDLQTNNRDNNERCEYYHQIINNINQTSDPNETLENANLRFVEYNNQRFILDDEEKVFIKIEKDLLLNNFDFEEYDHQDINIESREEFDQYINEQNVPDRLGAFLDILASANLYENKDRRKRKQRSI; encoded by the coding sequence GTGATAATTAAAATACTGAAATCAGCAGCAAACTTTGAGGGAGTAGATTATAGTGAAAGAAAGAACGATAAAGGAGTAAGTGAGCTGCTTACAGCAAAAAACTTTGAAGGAATGATGCTTGGAGTAAATGAAGCAAAAAAAGCAGATTACATCAACTACATGAAATTGGTAGCTGAATTAAACCCAAATGTAAAGAACAAGCAATTCCATATAACTATTAGTACTAAAGGACATTTACATTCTCACCAAGAACTAAAAGACATTGCTGAAAAATATTTACAGGAGATGGGCTATGCCAAGAATCCATATTTAATTTATGCGCATTCAGATACGGAGAACAATCATGTACATGTAGTTTCTACAAGGGTGAATAAAGAGGGTAAAAAAGTAAATGATTCGTTTGAGAAAATTCGATCTCAAAAAGCGATTCAAAAGATTTTGGGCGAAGACCCAAAGCATATGGTTACTGAAGCTATAAGAGAAAGTATGGTATATAACTTCTCTACCATCGCTCAGTTTAAACTATTACTTGAACTACAAGGCTACAAAGTATCAGAGAAAGATGAGCTGCTAAGTATAATCAAATTTGGCAATGTTCAGCTTCAATATCCTAAATCAAATCTTGAAGCACACATACATAATTATGTTGCTCCCAAAGAAAGGATTAAACAACTACATGAGATTTTCCAGAAATATAAAATGGGATTAAGTCAGCAGGAGCTCGTGGATTTTATGAAAAAGAAATTTGGGATAGATATCGTATTTCATTCAGCTAAGGGGCAAGATAAACCTTATGGTTATACGATCATAGATCATTCAAAAAAAGAAGTGATTAAGGGATCACAGGTAATGAAGTTGAGTTTGCTATTAGATAATGCGAATCCACAAGAAAAATTAAAAATGGCAAAACAGTATATGAATGAGTTGGATATGTCAAACAGCAATTTTAAAACAGTAAAACAAGAGCTTGCTAAACTTGGTGTAAAAGTAGATACTCGTGGATTAGTTTCAATTAAAGGACTGAATGAAAGCTTCAAAATACATCAAAGTCAATTAAAAGTTTTGAAATACAATGATAGGGTAGCAGCAGCAAGGCAATATAAATTTAATACAGAAGAAGAGCGAAAAGCCTTAGCCAAAGCTTTCTACATCAATGAAAAAGATTTGCAGACTAACAATAGAGATAATAATGAAAGATGTGAATACTACCATCAAATAATCAATAATATAAACCAGACAAGTGATCCAAATGAGACATTAGAAAATGCCAATTTAAGATTTGTGGAGTATAACAATCAAAGATTTATTCTCGATGATGAAGAGAAGGTTTTCATCAAAATTGAAAAAGACTTATTGCTAAATAATTTTGATTTCGAAGAGTATGACCATCAAGATATAAACATTGAGTCTAGAGAGGAGTTTGACCAATATATAAATGAACAAAATGTACCAGATAGGTTGGGTGCATTCTTAGATATTTTGGCAAGTGCCAATCTTTATGAAAATAAAGATAGAAGGAAGAGAAAGCAGCGATCTATTTAA